Below is a window of Brassica napus cultivar Da-Ae chromosome A5, Da-Ae, whole genome shotgun sequence DNA.
CAACTGCCTCAGCAGAGTCCACGTCGTGTGGGGGACTGCTCTGCGAAGCTAAAAGGTTAACAAACCCGGGAGAGTTGTAGGAGAAAGGATCCATTATCTTTTGGGTTTGGTTTGTTGTTTAaatgtttgtgtgtttttagttGTGGATTTGCTATGTTTTATAAACTAGTTTTTGCTTTCATTTGAGATAATTAACTAAAGCAGAAGAATTAAACAAACTCTACCTACCACAAGTACTTCACAAACGGCAGTGAATACACATCAACTCACTGGAAAATATTAACTACACCTAAGTACAATCTATTGAGAGTTCACAGCAaccaacaaccaaaaaaaaattaattaaagatttttaaaagttgtagTTAGAGTTCTAGTTGGAGTTGTAGTtatcttttaagctttcatcACTTTTAGTTAACTTATTAAATAGCTAAACTGGTTATACCAATCAACAATTTGTAACAGCCATTTTCGAACTACATCTAAAGTGGGGTTCAGTCTTACCTTCGGTTTCATTCGAAGCAGACCTTCTCCAACGTAGCAACCTGCACGGTGAGGTCATCTACCTGCTCAGAGAGCATTTTAACCTGATCCTGGACATgtaaacatcaaacaaaaagtGTTAGTCACGCAAAACATACCACACAAGTATTGAAAATGTGTTGTCACTAACCTCCAGTCTGTCGATCAGTTTACAGAGATTCGACGACCCCAACATCACTTCTTCAGCCTCCACCACCCGCTTAGTCAACCTTTCGATCTCCTCCTGCACACCTATCACCCAAGGCTGACGATAGTGGAATCCATCAGCCTTGGTTACACCATAAACAAATATCAGACACTCTACAATTTGCAAACCCATAAACGATAATCAAAGCGTTTAAAATCAAACTTACCTCGTAGTTCTTGCATGTGAAGAACCGCTTCCCCGGAAGAGTGTCGTAGTCGTCCTTCCGGCGAACCTCATCGATGATTCTCCCACCACATGGACACCTTTTGGGAATCCCGTACTCTGAATCGCTGACGAACCCTAGCATGTTTATGTGATCCTGTTGCCTCTTTGAATGTCTTGTCTCCTCTGCCGGATCCATCTGTGAcagaaatcaaattattagcacaTAATTAAGGAAGAATATGAGTAACTGAACCCTCAATCGAACTCCCATAACCattaaaaatcctaaaaaataaaatccccaaatcgatttaaaaTCACCCCATCGCAAATCCCTATCGCACATAAAATCTACGCTACCACACCGTCAATCTACTCAATACTGACCTAAGAGTGTGGAGAAGAGAAAACGTAATCGATTTGATGGAGAAATAACGACGGAATCGCCACGGCGTGGATTATCGCCTCGGAGAGAAAAAACCCTAGCTTTTTTCACTGATGAGAGAAATGAACTGGTTCACGCGTATCCCCTCCTTTCTTCCTCATCGACGCGGAAAGGAGAAGCCACTCACCGCCCGACGCGTGGCTTGAACTCACCTCTTACGGGTTCAAGCGTAAGGCCCGGTTCGTCGATTAAAacccatttttcatttttttttaaatcaatcgGGCCTAAGAACTCGAGCCCACGACCCCCTCATGATCCCTTGATGCGCATGGTCTTAACTTTCATGAAAAGTTACAATCCAAGTAATAAAAtacagaatatatatattatatatagcaTAAAATCATGCGAGCAAGAGACAAAGAATTAAACACACAAAAGCAGGAGACAAATAATACAAAGTTACAAAAGTAACAACACACAAAGGAGAAAGAAACTCATCAGAAGATGTTACTGAACTGGCTGCTTAGTGAATCCTTAAGATTAGAGTAGAGGCCATAAAGCGAGTACTGCTTCAGATTAGCAACCTCGTACCAAGAGTTCAACGCGGTGTAATGCTTATCCGTGCCTGAAAACGCCAACTGGATCCCCAAGCTACAATCTACTTGTCCTCCTTGGTTCGTGCAGCTTTGTCTTTTGATTGCGCATTCTTCTTTGTTGAGGCACACGAACTTCGCGTCTCCAGTGCATTTGGAGCATCCGTCTTTCTTCCAGAACAAGTTCTCAAGCCTGCCCTTTTGGAACTCAAGAACCTGGACATTTAACCAAGATAATAAAGATTAACAAAGGTGGATAAAGGTAGAAATTACTATAAGATGAATGAGGCTTTATCCAATTACAAGGGTGAAGCTTGTGACGACGTGATCGTTGTCTGCAACCATAATTGGAACTGATCTCGCAGCGTATTTTGCACCAGCGAATGCTACCATATATCCCTTTGAGGAATCCTGTAATCACAAAGTATCATTATCAAAACCAGTAACTTTGTAAACTAAGACCTCTACTTCTAAGCAACAGGAATCTGACAGGACAAAACTCTGTTTACAACATCTCATCTCACTAAAACAACCAACACAGAAACAAACCTGACATTAGTTTCCAAAACCTTTATTACAGATGACAAAAGCCGATTCTAACATGCACATCATAACTTAACCTGCTTATCCCTTGCCGACAGGAATCTGTCAGGACAAAACTCTGTTTTCAACATCTAATatcactaaaacaaaaaaaacagaaacaaaccaGACACTCCAAGAACAGAGATTAGTTTCCAAAACCTTTATTACAGATGACAAAAACTGATTCTATCAAACAAGAGATGTCGAACAATACTACAGCTTAGCATCCAGACAACTACCAAAGCTTGTCAACAGAGCAAAGTTGCTAACTTTCTAAGTCAACTAAACTAATCTGGTCTTATAAACTCCGATCCAATCAACAATAGATCAGAACCTgcaatcaaaaccctaaattcaCCACGACAGATCAGAGAGACGAGAACCTAACCGGGCGGTAACTGGAGGAACTTGAAGAGGTATTGATGGTGAGGAGCGTGATCTCATCGACTTTAGGTCTGAACACGGCCAGCtcagagtttccgttgagagAGAGGCGGCGACGATCGCAGGGAGAGTACTGCACGGAACGGTTGGTGCCAAGGAAAGAGTCTTTCGCCGCGAAGGCAATTCCGAAAGTGAATCCGTCGCCGACCGCGACGGTGGAATCTGAGCAAGGCGAGTAGACATGATTGTCGTCGCCGGCGGATGTCAGGGATGACGTCAGCGCCGCCGCGAGGAGGAAACAGAGGAGGAGGAATCTAGCCATCTGTCAAAGTGACTTCTAAATTGGAGTCTTCTTCTCCCTCCGATTCGTTAGGACGTGTAGTCAAATAAGCCTTTTAAGTAATGGGCCTCACCCTCACCACAGCGGCCCAAAAAGAAAAGTATGtttcatatcatattttatatagcTTGAAAAACACGTAATTGCAGTCTTCCAAAAAAATTCACATTGATAGtagtaaaattaattaataaaatttgtagaattaattataatcaattaattaatatttagagaaaatatatttgttaaaaaatttagatttcgTGTAGGAAAAGAGAaggaattattttatttgtttcaaataattaattattatttatgtgctGTATTATAAATAGAGTCAAACCTGAGCTGGCAAATTGCAACTACTTTTCGTGCCAAGTGGTAATTGTTAAAAAGTTAATAActcttttgatcaaaaaaataaatgataataattctCACCTAAACGATTTGTTCACTCCTCCTCTGCGGTTACCGTGCCCTTAGATTTACTGCGAAATCTAAGCCGTCTATCTAGAGGAGTCAGAGACCTGTCTAAATGAACGGTTTAGATCAATCCGACATTACTTGTGAAATGAGAATCCTCTGATTCCGTATTTGTGTTCTGTCTCTTTGCTTGTTTGTCTCCTCGTCCTCCAATGATCATCTGAAACTCTAAAACATTCGCATTTTTTGCGCCGAGAATCTATCAATCAATCATGTCGAGATTTTCTCTCGCTATCTCTTGTTTTCTGTGCATCTCAACGATTGTCAGAGCCACCGATGTCAAGTACTGCAGTATGTACTAATTCTCCTATGTCCTTCATTGACTATTGATTGCCAAACTGTACCTTCTAGTGTTTTGATCGAGTTTGTTATGGTAATTCGATAGGATTTAGATAGTGCGTTGACCAAGGATCGAGTTCTGGACAAAAGAACTAGAATGATTTGTAATGTGTTTGGTTGTAGATGATAACGAGCAGTATCAAGTAAAAGTCCAAGGAGTTGATATATCGCCTTATCCTATTGCTCGAGGCGAGCCAGTTACTTTCAGCCTTGCTTCTAACACAGGTGcactcagttttttttttttcatttcttgttCTGACAATAAGGCTTGCACATTCAATACCCATATAACACACAGATCTTTGCTCGAttcttttgaagttttgttcTATAGTAATCTCTATATTTGTTATCAAATGTTACAACTTTTTGGGTTCTTAGAATGATTTTGCATTGTCCTTGTTCATGCATCCAAaggttttttgtatttattcatTTGGTTTGCTTCGTATATATGCAGACAACGTGATTTCAAAGGGAAAGCTGGTGATCGAAGTTTCATACTTTGGATGGCATATTCATTCTGAGACACATGACCTTTGTGATGAGACCAACTGTCCCGTCGCAATTGGAGACTTCTTGGTAGCACACTCGCAAGTTATGCCCGGTTATACTCCTCCGGTAAGTATGTTACTTTGAAGCCATTGTGGATATCATATAGTGACACCTTTATCCATTAGGCTCATTTGAATTTGATGTTATTCTACCTATattataacaaaacaaataggCTAGTATCTGTCATGAGTGGAGGGAAGAAGTTAGAGCCCAACATTTGTCAAAATGGCTTTGATATGATCATTagtttattttagatatatgtTTCATAGAAAACATTTTCTTATTCGGATTCTGAGTAATCTAATCCTTTTATTTCTCACAGGGTCCATACTCGCTTAAAATGAAGATGCTTGAGGGGCACAAGGAGTTAACCTGCATCAAATTCTCATTTGATATTGGATTTGGATCATCAGTGGCCGACATGTAGAGATATTAATTTGTTTGCTGGAATATTTATCATGGAATCGTTCCAGTTGCTTTGTATAAAAACACCCATTCTCTTTAGCAAAATTGTTTggtaaaaaaacatttgaaatttcTCTATCATGTTCTCTTGCTGCACCATTGATAAGACCCTTTAAAACTCAAATGTAGACAAATAACTGGTATTATTCAATCTAACATAAGTCATTAATGGCTAAACAACTCtttcttcatatttttcttttgcattaGGACAATTGGTATAACGTTCGGTAAATTTCAGTGTCATGTCTGAAGTAATGAAGGATATGAAGGCGATACCGGTGAAAACACTTAAGCTAGCTCTCTCCACGAAAACAATCTTGCTTGAACGCATATATCATCAATTGAGATGAAAATATTAGAAGAAATGAACCATAACAAAAAGTTTCTTATGAGCCAACAAGGCAACAACACTTTACACAGTCTTTAAACAATCGAAACAGTCTTTTACTATGGGTTTAGCAAAACTGGGCCTTGCCCATAACACTAAAGCCCAATGGGTTGTTACATATGGCCACATCCGCACATTCTAGACAATGTCCAActtcgtcttcttctctctctctctctcatccgACAGAAACCCAAAAgcagtttctctctctctccgtttAGGACATCAGCGACATCTCTAAAAGgtttttcttcctcttccttgtGTTTGGTTACtgaactttctctcttctctccgttCCATCTGATAACTTTCATTTTAGTGATCATCTTCTCTCTAAAGGTCTCACCTTTTTTCACATAAAAGTCAATTTAAACATTGTAATAGATTTAACTAGTTCCTCTAGCAAACACCCATTAATGCACTTTAGGTTCGTTGACCCTTGGTTCATCCACATGAGTGAGATTCATTTTAACTTGTTATCTGCCTGCTTCATCAGATGTTTTTCATACAAAACAGACCAATGTTTATAGCTTTATAGTTTGTGTCTCTAACAGATCATATTGGTTACAGCGTTTTCAAACCACATGGCCAACTTTGATGGGCCAGGGTTTGCAATGGTCGACGGCTACTGGATCCAAACCAAAGCCATCGACGTGGAACCCTCAACCGACATCTCTCCTTACCTCTCCCGTCTCCTAGAAGACTGCGTCTGGAACGGTAACAGAGCCATCGTCTTCGACCTCTACTGGGACGTCAAATCTATCAACACAAAGTCAGAGTGGCGTCTCTCCTCCGTGAAGCTAAGCACCAAGaacctctgcctcttcctccGCCTCCCCAACCCCTTCACCGACAACCTCAAGGATCTCTACCGCTTCTTCGCTTCCAAGTTCGTCACGTTCGTCGGTGTCCAGATCGAGGAAGACCTTGTTCTGCTTAAGGAGAATCACGGGATTGTGATCAGAAGCTCATTGGCGATTGGGAAGTTAGCTGCTAAAGCTAGAGGGACTCCTATCGTTGAGTTTCTTGGGACGAGAGAGTTGGCTCATAAGATACTTTGGTATGATATGAGTAGGCTTGATTCGATTCAGTCTAAGTGGGATGAAGCTGGGGGTAATGATCGTCTCGAAGCTGCTGCTATTGAAGGTTGGCTTATTTATAATGTATATGATCAGTTGCAGCAGTGATTGTGTTGTTCGTGGAGGACAATACTTGTTGAGTACTTGATTGTTTGCGCTTGGTTGGTTCCAGTTTGTGCATTTTGATCTCTTTGTTGGTTGTTATGAGTGAACAAAATAGTgtctgaataaaataaaaaactatgtCCGGCTTGTTTTCTTTGTTGTCTGTAAGAGCTTGAGATCTCAAGACAGTAATGACAACTGTAAATTTAGATCTTATTAACTAGTCAGCTATAGGACGTATGCTACAAGTCGTCTACGTTATAGCAGAACTTAGGAATTTATAAAAGACAGCTAACGCTAAAAAGACTCAGTTATAAAACTTGCAAGAAGCTCAAAACGTTAGCTTTCTCTGCTTAACTTTTGTCAGTTCGCAGTTTCTGCGGTTGTAGTCATCTTCGTGTAATGAAACTCTATCTGTAAACGGTGATGAACAGGTGTGGTCGAAGCTAATCCTTTCTTGATATATTCTTGCAACTCCTTTGTCGCCAAGAAGCTCTTAAGATAACTCCACTAGCATGATTAATTACCTAAGCAGCCCCGGGACCGGGACGGGGACCGGAAACTGGGACGGGAGCGGGGACGGGAAACGTCAAacttaaaatttgtagatacgGGTACGTCATAGAAACGGCGActatattataagaaaatataaaaatatccatAAGTCTGAAACATAAGTTTTAACAGAAGCAAGAAGAAGGTAAAGAAAATGCTTACGTGTTTTGTTGCTTGTGATATAAACAACAAAGAGACAAGAAGGGAAGGAAAGTGCTTATGTGTTCTGTTGCTGATATATCAGCAGAGAGAGAATGGTCGGGACTTTAGtttcaaagagaaagaagaagatggacGTGCAAGAGACTGAGAGTGGAAGAATCGAAGAGACAtagactattattttttttaattacaacttttgatcttttcaaaattaatagaataaacacattaaacatttaaaacatatatggtttgattttttacactttttataACACAAAACTTCATGGATacgtctatttttttttgcagaaacgTTTCCGGAACGTCTCCTTCTCTGCCCAAGCCCGTACCCGACGATTCTTGACGTCCCGGGTTCACCTCACACATATTGGGGACGTTTCCTATGCGTACCCGAGACGTCCCCGTCCCCCCGACGAACCCGATACGTGAGACGGCACCAAGTTGGAGTACCCGTGCAACCTAGTTAATTACACCACTGAACAAGGTGTTGCAACAAGTATAGATATGATGCCAAACAATGAACTGTGCTAAAATCATCTGATTCTGGATCCACCAAACTAGAGAACATTtgtaacttatattattttctgtGATGACTAATCATTTTAGCACTAACAAGAAATGAAACTGTTCAAATAATCAAATTGCTAACGGACAAATGTATCAAtttaaatcattagtttttatcaatttaaCTACTCCCTCTTTCCACAAAAGtagaagttttgaaattttcaccCACCtcacaaaataattttacaatgtcaaaagaaatttttttagtaACTTAACTTCAAAAGAGTAAACCTTGTTTCAATAGTAATTGTCTTAATTTATAtggataaaaataattaaaaattacactgaaaatacaaaaacttatatatttgtaaaatgaataaatatcTCAAAACTTCTGTTTTcataaaaagagagagagtaacagATAAACGCAATCATTTTTAAGAACTCATCCCAAATAAATAATGAGAAAAAGactaaaatagcactaaatcaagtttttgtttccaaactagTATTCAAagccaaaagtcacaaaaatagcactcaaggggtggggtatagagtttagaatttagggtttagggtttagagtttaggttttagggtttagagttgagaagtgaggttttgggataagatttcaaattttaaaaaataaaaaaatttaaatttttcaaaagataaaatgctattttggtcattttagtttttgagtgctatttttgtgatataaacttagaaatgtgatattttggagatttgcccataaataattaagtaaaacatttaaataacttgttttatcaatataatatttgtttaatggatcatttataaattattttaattctgTATGATAATAATGGAAATAGTCACAAATAAAACAGTATTAGCTGGATCATTAAggagaaacattaaaaaaaaaaattttgacaaaacagaAAGATTAAAACGTGATTAACGTGATTATTAGGTGAAACGCATAGCTGTTTCTCGGATTTTGGGCTTACAAAATCTGACATTGGCCCACCACCGTATCCTCGCTGTCAGCTCAGCTCCCTTTAAAACTGATCTCCTCCGATTTctctcgatctctctctctctctcactcatcTAATCTTAAAAACCTACTGCTTCAAACGGAGAAGAGATGTATAGCTCACTTGAAACGACGGCTCCGGCGACGTTGGAACCTCGAGGTATGTCCCAAATGTCCTATACTGAAACTGCATGTCCGTAGCAAAATAAAAGGATTAGTAGTTATGAAGTTCGAGAGATGTACGGATCTGTATCTTCAGTTAATTGTCGTATTAGTTTCTCTTGACATGATTTGCTTTTTAATTGCTATGTCTAATTGGGATTTTAATGCGGATGTTTTGAGTTTATCACAGTAAATGTTAATGACGTCAtcgaaacatttttttttgtttgtttaaaatgCTTTATGCTAATACTGTACTTCCTCTGTTTTACTaaggtttagaaaaaaaaattatttcacgaaaatagatttttttatattttctgtgAAAAGttacaattttcaagaaaattaatttaataaaaattattaaaaattgaaaattacagaaaacaaatatttattatagtaatttaatgtgtgaaaatactaaaaaatatatctttgtgaaatcgagaaaatatgaaatttttattatatatttcttggaACAGGAACATCCGAGAATGACATGATAAGGAGTGGAGGAGACAAACTGGTACTGAAGGCGTTAAAGTTCTACGGTTACCATGGAGCCATTCCAGAAGAAAACACTTTGGGGCAGACGTTCCTTGTTGACATCGACGCGTGGGTGAGTCTTAAAAAGGCTGGTCTATCTGATAACTTAGATGATACAATCAGCTACGTTGACATTTTCAGGTTAGCTATTTTATCACTACCACTT
It encodes the following:
- the LOC106413834 gene encoding putative phosphatidylglycerol/phosphatidylinositol transfer protein DDB_G0282179, whose protein sequence is MSRFSLAISCFLCISTIVRATDVKYCNDNEQYQVKVQGVDISPYPIARGEPVTFSLASNTDNVISKGKLVIEVSYFGWHIHSETHDLCDETNCPVAIGDFLVAHSQVMPGYTPPGPYSLKMKMLEGHKELTCIKFSFDIGFGSSVADM
- the LOC106416238 gene encoding uncharacterized protein LOC106416238; amino-acid sequence: MARFLLLCFLLAAALTSSLTSAGDDNHVYSPCSDSTVAVGDGFTFGIAFAAKDSFLGTNRSVQYSPCDRRRLSLNGNSELAVFRPKVDEITLLTINTSSSSSSYRPDSSKGYMVAFAGAKYAARSVPIMVADNDHVVTSFTLVLEFQKGRLENLFWKKDGCSKCTGDAKFVCLNKEECAIKRQSCTNQGGQVDCSLGIQLAFSGTDKHYTALNSWYEVANLKQYSLYGLYSNLKDSLSSQFSNIF
- the LOC106414599 gene encoding uncharacterized protein LOC106414599 isoform X3, which codes for MDPAEETRHSKRQQDHINMLGFVSDSEYGIPKRCPCGGRIIDEVRRKDDYDTLPGKRFFTCKNYEADGFHYRQPWVIGVQEEIERLTKRVVEAEEVMLGSSNLCKLIDRLEDQVKMLSEQVDDLTVQVATLEKVCFE
- the LOC106411792 gene encoding dihydroneopterin aldolase 1 isoform X1, with translation MYSSLETTAPATLEPRVLGTGTSENDMIRSGGDKLVLKALKFYGYHGAIPEENTLGQTFLVDIDAWVSLKKAGLSDNLDDTISYVDIFSIAKETVEGPPLNLLEAVAERIASRTLEKFPQVTAVQVKLCKPNVALIKNTIDYLGVEIFRQQKHF
- the LOC106411830 gene encoding protein RISC-INTERACTING CLEARING 3'-5' EXORIBONUCLEASE 1, with the protein product MANFDGPGFAMVDGYWIQTKAIDVEPSTDISPYLSRLLEDCVWNGNRAIVFDLYWDVKSINTKSEWRLSSVKLSTKNLCLFLRLPNPFTDNLKDLYRFFASKFVTFVGVQIEEDLVLLKENHGIVIRSSLAIGKLAAKARGTPIVEFLGTRELAHKILWYDMSRLDSIQSKWDEAGGNDRLEAAAIEGWLIYNVYDQLQQ
- the LOC106411792 gene encoding dihydroneopterin aldolase 1 isoform X2; the encoded protein is MYSSLETTAPATLEPRGTSENDMIRSGGDKLVLKALKFYGYHGAIPEENTLGQTFLVDIDAWVSLKKAGLSDNLDDTISYVDIFSIAKETVEGPPLNLLEAVAERIASRTLEKFPQVTAVQVKLCKPNVALIKNTIDYLGVEIFRQQKHF